The region GAGTTGGCCTGGGCCTTTCCCCGCAGCCGGGACGAAAGTCTGTACCGGGCCGCCGAACAATACCTGAACCAAATCAAAGAGGACGGCACACTCGCCGCCATCAGCGAGCGCTTCTACGACCACATTGATGAGGTCACCACCGGCGGTGCCCTGCTTTTCTCCTACCGGCTGGAAAAGCGCCTGCCGCAGTGGCAGACCCTGCTGCAGGAAGCCGCCGACGAGTTTGATCTGGACTGGCAACTGCTTGCCGCCATCAGCTATCAGGAAAGCCACTGGAACCCCAACGCCCGCTCCCGCACCGGTGTACGCGGCCTGATGATGCTGACCATGGCCGCCGCCAGCGACATGGGCATTGAAAATCGGATCGACCCCAAGCAGAGCATTCACGGTGGGGCCAAGTACTTCCGCAACCTCTACGATCGGCTGCCGGAACGCATCCAGGGGGAAGACCGCACTTGGCTGGCACTGGCGGCCTACAATGTGGGCATGGGGCACCTGGAAGACGCCCGCAAGATCACCCAGGCATTGGGTGGCGACCCGGACCGCTGGGTCGATGTACGCGAACACCTGCCGCTGCTCGCCAAGCGTTCCTACTACAAGTACACCAAGCACGGCTACGCCCGTGGCTGGGAGCCGGTGACCTACGTGCGCAATATCCGCAATTTCTACAGCATCATCGCCTGGCATCAGCAGCAGGAACAGCGGCAGATTGCCGCACAGGAAGCGGAAACCGAACAGCAACGCATCCAGCGCAAAGTCAGCAGTAACCGTGCGTTGAACATGCCCTTGTCAGTGCTCTGAGTCCGTCACTGACGGCAACCGGCGCGAGCGCCATTTGTGGTTTAATGGCGCCATGAACGAGACTCCTCCCCTACAATCCCCCTATCGGGTGCTGGCCGAACCCTGCCAGCACACGCTGGAAGAAAAGCGCAGCCTGTTCCACACCTACCTGTTTCCGGTTCAGGCGCGCGACCAGGCACTGGCCCATGTCGAGGCCCTGCGCCAGTCCCAACCCGGCGCCTCACACTATTGCTGGGCGTATATTCTGGGCCCGGCGGACCAACCGCGCAGTCAGGCGTTCAGCGATGACGGAGAACCTTCCGGCACGGCGGGAAAACCCATGTTGCATGTACTGACCCAGCGCGGCGCAGGCGATACCCTGGCGGTGATTGTGCGCATTTTCGGGGGCGTGAAGCTCGGCGCTGGCGGGTTGGTGCGCGCTTACGGCGGTGCGGTATCCCAGGCGCTGGATCTCGCCCAGTGGCGAGAGATCACCCCGAGCACCGAGATCACCATTACCGTGGACTTCGCCATGGAAGAACGGATTCGACACTGCGCCCAACAGCGCAAGCTGACGGTTATTGATGTCGACTACCAACAACAGGTTCGCCTGACGCTCGCCGTGCCCCAGGCGGAGCTGGATGCGCTGCGCGATGAGATCCAGCACCTGACCAGCGGCCAGTTTCAATGGCACCACTGATCAGCGCCCGATCTGGTTCGGCACGCTCCCGGTAACTTCAGGTAGAGGCTACCGGCGTTGACGATCGCAGTTGCCAGACACACAGGGCCACCACCACGGCCATGATCAGCGGCACCATGGCCAGGTTCAGCACCACCCATCCCCACAGGTGAAACAGCGTACCCGCCAGTAGAGAACCGATAGCCACCAGCGACAGGACGATCAGGTCATTGACACCCTGAACCTTGCCCCGCTCGGACTCGGAGTGAGAGCCGGCCAGCATCACGCTGCCGCCGACAAACAGAAAGTTCCAACCGATCCCCAGCAACACCAACGCCACCCAGAAGTGGGCGAACTCCGACCCCGAAGCCGCCGTTGCGCTCGACAGCAACAGTGCCCCGGCGCCGGCCATCAACACCCGGTAAAGCCCCAACCGGGCAATCAGGCTTCCGGTGAAAAACGACGGCACAAACATGCCCAGCACATGCCACTGCATGATGGTGGCCACCTGCCCCATCTCGAACCCTTTGGAGAGCATGGCCAGAGGCGTCGCGGTCATGACCAGAATCATGATCGCGTAGCCGACCGCACCAGCCAATACAGCCACCTGAAAGCGGCCCTGCCCGGCAATGTCCCTCATGGGCCGCACCACGTCGTCGGAGTGGGGCTCACCCTGAGGCGGTACGCGCAATAGGGCCAATAGCAGGCTCGCCAGCAACGCGAGCAACGCCATCACCAAATAGGGTCCACCATCGGGTACCGAGGTCAGCCACTCATAGTTGGCGCTGGCATTCCACGGGCCGAGAAAGGCCGCCGCCACACCCCCGGCCATGACCCAGGAAATGGCGCGACTGCGCATCGCCGGACGAGCCACATCCGCTGCGGCAAACCGGTAGTACATGGCAAAACCCTGATACAGCCCCACCAGAAAGTTACCCAAGCAAAAACCGATGAAGGTGCCCTCCGCAATGGACCAGAATGACAGCAGGCTGCCCGCCAATCCCCCCAGCAGTGCCCCCACCAGAAAGCCCGGTCGGCGCCCAACCCGTTTCATGAAGAGCGACGCTGGCAAGGTGGAAAGCACTGCGCCAACCATGGTCAGGGCAATAGGCAATGTGGCCAGTGACGGGGTGTCGCTCAGTCGGCCACCGACCACGCCACTGAGCGTCATCACGGTAATGGCCGCCACCATAAACAGCGTCTGGTTGATCACCAAAATCGCAATATTGAGTATTTCCCGGCGTGTATCAGTTCCTGTCACTCGTCAATCTCCACCATCTCAAAGTCCTGTTTGCCCGCACCGCAGTCCGGACACTCCCAGTCATCCGGCACATCCGCCCAGCGGGTCCCGGGGGCTATGCCATCGTCGGGCCAGCCCTCCTGTTCATCGTAAATGAAACCACAAATCAGGCATTGCCACCGTTTCATACCGCCTCCGGTCTTTATGTCTAACCCTACGAGATTTTTCACGCTCAAGCTGGCATCATGCGCGCTAACCCGGTCACCCGAAGAGAGTTCCCGAATGCACCGCCCGTACGGACCGACACCGCCCCGAGACGCCAGCATACCCCGCCTGAACCTGCGTGAAGTATGGGGCTATTTATGGCCCTACCTCTGGGACTTCAAAGGGCGGGTGATCCTGGCCATTATGGCATTGCTGGCTGCCAAAGGGGCGACGCTGGCCATGCCCTGGGCACTCAAGCATATCATTGATGGCGTAGACCGGAGCCTGCAGCCCGAACTGGTACTGCCTCTTGCCTTTCTCCTGTTCTACGGCTTTTTGCGCTTTGGTGGGGTGTTTTTCGGAGAGCTGCGGGATGCCATTTTCAGCCGGGTCACCGAACGGGCCATGCGCCGGATCGGGCTCAGGGTGTTTGAACACCTGCACCGGCTGGAGCTGAACTTTCATCTGAGCCGACAGACCGGCGGCATCAGCCGGGATATTGAGCGGGGCACCAGTGCCATCAGTTTTCTGATGCGCTTTCTGATGTTCAACATCGTCCCGACCCTGTTTGAAATCGTCATGGTCGCCGCCATATTTACCTTGGCGTTCTCCGTCTGGTATGCCCTGATCATTCTTGTGGCGGTGGTCATCTATATCGGCTTTACTGTGGTCACCACCGAGTGGCGCACCCGCTTTGTGCGCGAGGCGAACCAGGCCGACTCCTCCACCAATACCCGCGCCGTCGACAGCCTGCTCAACTATGAAACGGTCAAGTACTTCAATAACGAAGCCTTTGAAGCGCGGACCTACGACACCTTTCTGGAGCACTGGGAGAAAGCCAAACTCAAAAACCGCCTGTCACTACTGGCATTGAACTCCGGGCAGGCATTGATTATCGCCGCCGCCATTACCGGGATGATGATCATGGCTACCCAGTCGGTCATCGACAAGACCATGACGCTGGGCGACCTGGCCATGGTGAACGCCTATATGATCCAGTTGTTCATTCCCCTGAACTTTCTCGGTTTTGTGTATCGGGAAATGCGCCGGGCCCTGACGGACCTGGAAAACATGCTGGGCCTACTGCAGCGCGAACCGGGCATTGAAGATGCGCCCGAGGCTCGCGAGCTGACGGTGCCGCGAGGCGAGGTGCGGTTTCACCAGGTGTCGTTTGGCTACCACACCGACCGGCCGATTCTGAAAGGCTTGGACTTTCAGGTGCAGGCCGGGCAGCGGGTGGCCATTGTCGGCGCATCGGGGGCCGGTAAGAGTACCATCGCCCGGCTGCTGTACCGGTTTTATGACATCGATGAAGGCCGCATCACCATCGATGGTCAGGACATCCGTGAGGTGACACTGGACAGTCTGCGCCGCGCCATTGCCATCGTTCCCCAGGATACGGTTCTGTTCAATACCAGCATCCGCGAGAACATTGCCTACGGCAATCCGTCGGCGTCGGAGGAGGCCATTGATCGGGCCATTCGCATGGCGCACCTGGACGGCTTTATTGCCGCCTTACCCAAGGGTGATCAAACGATGGTTGGAGAGCGGGGACTGAAAGTCTCCGGCGGCGAAAAACAGCGCATCGCCATTGCCCGGGTGCTGCTCAAGGGGGCACCCATTCTGATTTTCGATGAGGCCACCTCCGCCCTGGACTCCCACGCGGAAGCGGCTATCCTGGCCGCCATGCGGGAAGTCTCTTCCGGACACACCAGCCTGGTTATCGCCCACAGGCTGTCGACCATCGTCGACGCTGACACCATTCTGGTTCTGGACGAGGGCCGGCTGGTAGAACAGGGGTCCCACGATTCGCTGCTGGCTCACGACGGCCGCTACGCACAGTTGTGGAGGCTGCAACAACAATCCGCATCCGCAGATTCATGAGCACACCCTAAAACGACAGTCCCGCCTGCAAGGCAAGCCCCCATTCATCACCGTTGGTGCTCTTCGCAGCGCCGATATCCAGATGGGCGCGCCGCCCGCCCAAACCCAACCCCACGGAGGGCAGGGTTTCAGCATCAACCACGTTGTGCCGTAAGCCTGCGCGCAGCGCCGTGTTACGCCATAGAAACCATTCGGTTCCCACACTCAGGTACTGCTTGTCGGGATCGAACCCCAGAGGTTCATTGCGCGTGAGGTCCCAATCCACACTAATCCGGAAAGGCTCCGTTCGGAAGCCAAGCCCCACCCGGGCAACCGGACGTTGGCGTATACGGTCACCCAACGCCGTTGTGAAATCATGAGGCACCAAATTGCGGACCACCACTCCCCACTGCCAGGGCCCGGGTAAGTCATGAACCAGCCCGGCATCCATATTAAAGCGGGTGTATTCGCGCCGGTGAACCTCCTCGCTGTAAACGTCAAGCTCAAACTCATTGACCGGTTGCTCAAAATGAATCGTAGTGAAGTGCACCTGTTTTAAGGTAATGCCGAAGTGCAAACGATCGCGCCGATCAATCAGAAAACTACGAGCGACGCTGAGTGCCTGTTCAGTTACCTCAGCGCCCCGACTTTCGATGGTCGAATAAAACTCCTGCGGCAAAGGCTCTCTCAGGTAGTCCTGAACACCCTTGCCACTGGTCTGGTCCGCAACAGCGTCATCGTAGAGCGCGTCAAAATCCACGTATTCATTCAGGGCCCGAACGGCATCCCAAAGCCGCTGGACCTGAGCAACGGCCTGCTCAAGCGTCAGGGATTCGGAGTTTTCCGCCATGGCTTCGGTGGCCATCACCTCATCCAGGAGATCGGCAAAACGGTCCACGGTGTTGGTCACCCGATCGATGCTGGCGTTGTCCCGCTCGGAAACCCGCACCATGCTCCCCATCACCAAAAACTGCCGGTGATAACCACCAATAGCCCACTGACCCGCAGGGTAGCCAAATGAAGCGCCATAAGAGGCACTGACCCGTAGAGGTTTGTCAGAGAGGTGATTGATATCGCGCTGAACATTCCGAATGCTTGTGGTCGCCTCTCGAAGCTCGGCACCCGATTCAAAATCCGGTGTGTCGAGCACGACCGACGACATGATCAGTTCTTCAAGATCGACGCCTTCATAACGGTCCGAAAATTCATCCGCCGCCTGCAGAAAGTTGTCGCGATCAAGCAGTCGTGCCCCGATATAGGTGTGGGCGTGCAGTCGCGACAGACGCTTGGGGTCGTGGTTGATCAACAGCGCGGGGTTAAACAGACTCGCATTGTGTGAGCGCGCCGTCACCACGCCGGTGCCCGCCATCGACAGTGAGCGTGCATCAAAGGAGAGAAATGAAATGGCATTGGCACTATTGCCCCACATTCCCAACACCATCGTCCATATGACCGCATACTGCGGTGCTTTGCGCCCGACGTTCGGGCGCTGTCCCGTTTCGAGCATCATGCCCTTCCTACTGATTGAATCCTGAAATTTAGTGGTTCCAACTTAACCGCAGAAGCCTTGCAAACGGCAAACCGGAATCAGTCCTCCACAGACTCCTCGCCAGAGCGCAGCGCATCATAACGTTCAACGGCCTGACGGTGCGCCTCGAACGCCGCTTCCCGATTCTCGAACTCGAACATCTGCCTGATCGTACAGTGGTCACCACCGGCATAAACCTTGTGCATGCCGCCGCCACACACCTCACTGAAGCGCTCTTCAAACAGCGCCGAGGGCGAGGTATCCAGTGCATTGCAGCCGGGCATCACCGTCGCCAGGTAATAGCTGCGCCGCCCATCAATGGAAATCACCTCGTGATCCAGAACGCCATAACCCCGGATGTCACTGTGACGGACACAGGCACGGCCATTCTGCCCTATGGTTTCTGCCAGAACCTTGTGGAACGGAGGCACCTCGTTCTCTGTGGTCGCACACGCCGCCAATCCGGTGCAAAGAGTGGCGATAACCACGGCCATCGCTCGTGTCATAGATCACCTCAATCGTTGGTTTTTCACATCAGCATAGCAGATTCAGCGATACGCTGCGGATCAGGGCAGCTCCCACCGGGCATTGAACCCACGGGCATCAACGTGGACGAATGGACCGCGATGCGGCCGGGGGCCGTACAGCCCCACTCCACCAATCAGGCGCTGAAAATTGGGCAGGCGATGCACATCATCGACAACCCTCCGCAACCACTCGGCATCCTGAATATCTACCCGACCGTCCTTGTTCAGGTCGTCCATTTGTCCGTCGCCAGAGGTATCAATGAATATATCGGCGGCACCACCCCATATGTGCCGGGAATAACGCCCGTTTTCAATGGCTTTATTGTACCAGGGGGTACGATAACCGCTCATAACGGTAAAGCTGTCTGTACGGACACCACGTCGATTGACTTCGGCCAGAAGCACTTCAAGTTTTGCCAGCAGGCTTTCACGCAGTACAAGGTACTTGGGCCAGTGCTCCGGTTGCTGTTTACACAGAAACTGCCCCAGCGTGAAGTGCGGCGACACCTTGATATCCAGCATCGACGGATACACCTCAATGTAACCCTCCGGCGGAAGGTAGATGGGATTACCTTTCAATGGCTCCGCTGGGTAACGGCCCATACGATACCCGTTGAGATAGCCGTTCGTCGGCTCACCGGGAGTCAGGACAAAAAGCCTGAGGGTCATGGGTGCCGATTGCGCCGGACGCACCTCAAGGGTAACCAGTCCAGCCGTATCGGGGGCCGTCCACAGCCAACGCCCGGCCGCTTTATTCAACAGTTCGCCATCGGACACCTCGACCCGTACCGGCTGGTCAAAGGCCAGCGGAACCTCCAGTGTTGCGGCCTCCTGTGGCAGGACAAAGAAAGCGAACTCTCGCCACTGAACTGACCGGCCGTTGAACGTCGCGGTATAGCCAACCCGCCCCGGGTCAAAGTCTACCCCCGAACCGGGGGCGGGGCTTGCCAGAAGCCATGAGGCCACCATCAGTAACAGAGACCACCCGACCGTTGTTTTCAAAATACTGCGTACTCCACATGGACCTTAAAACCCCCGTTCAGCCGGGGGCGTGTTTAATGCGTTGATCAAAGGCAGATCCCTCTCGTAAACGTCTCGTCGATACTGGACCCGCCCCTGCTCATCGGCCCAGGCCGTCCAGTACAGCAAGTGCACCGGAATGGGCTGCCGCAACCGAACGGTTGTCTCCTCGGCCCGGTCATAGATCGCCTGCAACGCGCCGCCGGTCATTTGTTGACCGCGGTCGATCAAGAGCCAACGGGTCAGCCGATCGGGCTCCTCCAGGCGAATACAACCCGAGCTTTTAGCCCGGTCGTCCTCCGCAAACAGCCCCCGGGCCGGCGTATCGTGCAAGTAAACATTGTGCCGATTGGGGAACATGAACTTGACGCGTCCCAGGGCATTTCTGGGTCCTGGTGCCTGTCGCAATCGGTACGTAAACTGGCGGGCCGTGAGCGTTTGCCAGTCGACGTCTTTTGGATCAACACGGACCTCTTCCGTTCCCCAACCATGCAGCACCGAAAACCCCATTTCCTCAAGGTATCCCGGGTTCTCTTTAACAAGGGGGAGTTGGTCCTTTACGGCCAACGAGTGCGGGACCTCCCAGGACGGGTGAATCACCAGATACGTCATCTGGCCCGTAAACACCGGTGTCCGGCGGTAAGGGCGCCCCACGACCACCCGCTGTCTCATCACAACATCGCCGCGTTGAACCACCTGCATATCGAACCCGGCGATATTGACCAGAATATACTCTTCCCCCAGAGACTCCGGCAACCAGCGCCAACGCTCCAGGTTCGCCCGCAGCTGTTCCACTCTCTGATCCGGGGAGACATTCAGTTCCGCCAGGGTTCGCCGCCCCACCAAGCCATCCGGTTTGAGGCCGTGACGGGCCTGAAAACGGGCCACCCCGGTCAGGAATGACGCGTCTACCACTGTTGCACCGGCGTCCGGTCGCGGCGCCTCTTCCAGGTCACCCAGAAGCTCCAGTCGCCTCCGAATGGCGGGCACCCGTGGGTCGTCGTCTCCCTCTCGTAAGATCGGGCCATCGGGAATAGGTTCCCAGGCCTCATTGCTGGCCCATTGCCGCTGCAGACTCAACCTGCGGACGAGGTCCCCATAGGCGGGGTAGCGTGGCACCTGGGCACGCAACGCGGCCTGCAGACCCATTCGATGCCCCGAGTTAGCCGACTCCAGAACCGCCATAAGTTGAGGTGGCTCGCGCTCGATCAACCAATCCGAATCAATCGTTTCCGGCTCAACCCGACCGTATGCCAAGTGATTTCCCAGCGTCAGCACCGCATCGGACGCCAGCAGCTCCAATCGGACCTGACTCGCCAGGTCGTCCTGAGAATCACGCGATGCTGACAACAGTCGCTCCAGCTCACTCCGATGATAATGTTCTGGCGTCAGGCCGTGCTCAAAGGCGATATCGATCGCCTCGAGAAGCCGGCTCTGGTTATCTTTGGGACGCCCCTCGGGGTCAAACCAGATTGGCTCCCAGCCACGGGCCTCATACAACACCTGCAGGGGCCCCTTGGCGAACAGCGACGTCGATGGCGGCGCTGCCGGCGATTCAACCGTCATCGATGGCAGCAGCTCGAGCCGCTGTCGAAGCGCCTCTCTGAGCTCGCCCGAGGCGTGAACGACGGGGGTGAGCCCCAGAGCGCCCAACGCATGAAGCCCAACCAGTGCAATGAAAATCCCTTGTTTCAACATCAAGCCCTCCAGCAGGATTCATTAACGCTTGAACATGGTAATGATAATCCTTATTATTACGGAAAATTGTCGTCACACTACACATTTGTGAGGTTTATCGTGCAACAGCTCTCCTACCCCCGGATCGCAACCGCCCTGGGCCTGCTGATTACGTCAGCCAGTACTCTGGGGCAAACCGAAACACCGCAGATTCAGGAGCTACAGGTCACCGGGACAATGTCCCGTTACTCAGCCATGAAATCCGATACGCCCATCATGGAAACCGCTC is a window of Marinimicrobium sp. C6131 DNA encoding:
- the mltF gene encoding membrane-bound lytic murein transglycosylase MltF — translated: MEVRKTPRLIQAAAKHLFSLTVISVSLLLVGSKLPTTLERVYALGELRVVSRNGPTTYYEGPHGQTGFEYLLLQQFANELGVRLVIEDEESLDTMLNKVRGGQTHFAAAGLSITERRRQRVRFNQPYMTIRQQVLYNSRNPAPRSVEDLIGKDILVIANSSHAERLEAIRTHYPALSWREASSVEMIDLLEKVHSGEVDYAVVDSNAYDLNRHTFPRARVAFDLGAPQELAWAFPRSRDESLYRAAEQYLNQIKEDGTLAAISERFYDHIDEVTTGGALLFSYRLEKRLPQWQTLLQEAADEFDLDWQLLAAISYQESHWNPNARSRTGVRGLMMLTMAAASDMGIENRIDPKQSIHGGAKYFRNLYDRLPERIQGEDRTWLALAAYNVGMGHLEDARKITQALGGDPDRWVDVREHLPLLAKRSYYKYTKHGYARGWEPVTYVRNIRNFYSIIAWHQQQEQRQIAAQEAETEQQRIQRKVSSNRALNMPLSVL
- a CDS encoding IMPACT family protein — its product is MNETPPLQSPYRVLAEPCQHTLEEKRSLFHTYLFPVQARDQALAHVEALRQSQPGASHYCWAYILGPADQPRSQAFSDDGEPSGTAGKPMLHVLTQRGAGDTLAVIVRIFGGVKLGAGGLVRAYGGAVSQALDLAQWREITPSTEITITVDFAMEERIRHCAQQRKLTVIDVDYQQQVRLTLAVPQAELDALRDEIQHLTSGQFQWHH
- a CDS encoding D-Ala-D-Ala carboxypeptidase family metallohydrolase, which translates into the protein MKTTVGWSLLLMVASWLLASPAPGSGVDFDPGRVGYTATFNGRSVQWREFAFFVLPQEAATLEVPLAFDQPVRVEVSDGELLNKAAGRWLWTAPDTAGLVTLEVRPAQSAPMTLRLFVLTPGEPTNGYLNGYRMGRYPAEPLKGNPIYLPPEGYIEVYPSMLDIKVSPHFTLGQFLCKQQPEHWPKYLVLRESLLAKLEVLLAEVNRRGVRTDSFTVMSGYRTPWYNKAIENGRYSRHIWGGAADIFIDTSGDGQMDDLNKDGRVDIQDAEWLRRVVDDVHRLPNFQRLIGGVGLYGPRPHRGPFVHVDARGFNARWELP
- a CDS encoding rubredoxin, producing the protein MKRWQCLICGFIYDEQEGWPDDGIAPGTRWADVPDDWECPDCGAGKQDFEMVEIDE
- the traF gene encoding conjugal transfer protein TraF, with translation MMLETGQRPNVGRKAPQYAVIWTMVLGMWGNSANAISFLSFDARSLSMAGTGVVTARSHNASLFNPALLINHDPKRLSRLHAHTYIGARLLDRDNFLQAADEFSDRYEGVDLEELIMSSVVLDTPDFESGAELREATTSIRNVQRDINHLSDKPLRVSASYGASFGYPAGQWAIGGYHRQFLVMGSMVRVSERDNASIDRVTNTVDRFADLLDEVMATEAMAENSESLTLEQAVAQVQRLWDAVRALNEYVDFDALYDDAVADQTSGKGVQDYLREPLPQEFYSTIESRGAEVTEQALSVARSFLIDRRDRLHFGITLKQVHFTTIHFEQPVNEFELDVYSEEVHRREYTRFNMDAGLVHDLPGPWQWGVVVRNLVPHDFTTALGDRIRQRPVARVGLGFRTEPFRISVDWDLTRNEPLGFDPDKQYLSVGTEWFLWRNTALRAGLRHNVVDAETLPSVGLGLGGRRAHLDIGAAKSTNGDEWGLALQAGLSF
- a CDS encoding MFS transporter, with the protein product MTGTDTRREILNIAILVINQTLFMVAAITVMTLSGVVGGRLSDTPSLATLPIALTMVGAVLSTLPASLFMKRVGRRPGFLVGALLGGLAGSLLSFWSIAEGTFIGFCLGNFLVGLYQGFAMYYRFAAADVARPAMRSRAISWVMAGGVAAAFLGPWNASANYEWLTSVPDGGPYLVMALLALLASLLLALLRVPPQGEPHSDDVVRPMRDIAGQGRFQVAVLAGAVGYAIMILVMTATPLAMLSKGFEMGQVATIMQWHVLGMFVPSFFTGSLIARLGLYRVLMAGAGALLLSSATAASGSEFAHFWVALVLLGIGWNFLFVGGSVMLAGSHSESERGKVQGVNDLIVLSLVAIGSLLAGTLFHLWGWVVLNLAMVPLIMAVVVALCVWQLRSSTPVAST
- a CDS encoding ABCB family ABC transporter ATP-binding protein/permease, whose product is MHRPYGPTPPRDASIPRLNLREVWGYLWPYLWDFKGRVILAIMALLAAKGATLAMPWALKHIIDGVDRSLQPELVLPLAFLLFYGFLRFGGVFFGELRDAIFSRVTERAMRRIGLRVFEHLHRLELNFHLSRQTGGISRDIERGTSAISFLMRFLMFNIVPTLFEIVMVAAIFTLAFSVWYALIILVAVVIYIGFTVVTTEWRTRFVREANQADSSTNTRAVDSLLNYETVKYFNNEAFEARTYDTFLEHWEKAKLKNRLSLLALNSGQALIIAAAITGMMIMATQSVIDKTMTLGDLAMVNAYMIQLFIPLNFLGFVYREMRRALTDLENMLGLLQREPGIEDAPEARELTVPRGEVRFHQVSFGYHTDRPILKGLDFQVQAGQRVAIVGASGAGKSTIARLLYRFYDIDEGRITIDGQDIREVTLDSLRRAIAIVPQDTVLFNTSIRENIAYGNPSASEEAIDRAIRMAHLDGFIAALPKGDQTMVGERGLKVSGGEKQRIAIARVLLKGAPILIFDEATSALDSHAEAAILAAMREVSSGHTSLVIAHRLSTIVDADTILVLDEGRLVEQGSHDSLLAHDGRYAQLWRLQQQSASADS
- a CDS encoding DUF6491 family protein — protein: MTRAMAVVIATLCTGLAACATTENEVPPFHKVLAETIGQNGRACVRHSDIRGYGVLDHEVISIDGRRSYYLATVMPGCNALDTSPSALFEERFSEVCGGGMHKVYAGGDHCTIRQMFEFENREAAFEAHRQAVERYDALRSGEESVED
- a CDS encoding L,D-transpeptidase family protein, with translation MLKQGIFIALVGLHALGALGLTPVVHASGELREALRQRLELLPSMTVESPAAPPSTSLFAKGPLQVLYEARGWEPIWFDPEGRPKDNQSRLLEAIDIAFEHGLTPEHYHRSELERLLSASRDSQDDLASQVRLELLASDAVLTLGNHLAYGRVEPETIDSDWLIEREPPQLMAVLESANSGHRMGLQAALRAQVPRYPAYGDLVRRLSLQRQWASNEAWEPIPDGPILREGDDDPRVPAIRRRLELLGDLEEAPRPDAGATVVDASFLTGVARFQARHGLKPDGLVGRRTLAELNVSPDQRVEQLRANLERWRWLPESLGEEYILVNIAGFDMQVVQRGDVVMRQRVVVGRPYRRTPVFTGQMTYLVIHPSWEVPHSLAVKDQLPLVKENPGYLEEMGFSVLHGWGTEEVRVDPKDVDWQTLTARQFTYRLRQAPGPRNALGRVKFMFPNRHNVYLHDTPARGLFAEDDRAKSSGCIRLEEPDRLTRWLLIDRGQQMTGGALQAIYDRAEETTVRLRQPIPVHLLYWTAWADEQGRVQYRRDVYERDLPLINALNTPPAERGF